Proteins from a genomic interval of Streptomyces fodineus:
- a CDS encoding serine/threonine-protein kinase, which produces MSSGEQEPQYGHTDDGTGRLLAGRYRVTARLGRGGMGVVVWRAVDEVLGREVAVKELRTYTDAAGPELTELRLRMQREARAAARVRHPGVVAVHDVTEVDGRPLIVMELIDGPSLDDVLRERGTLDAYEAARVGAAVTDALAAAHHAGVLHRDVKPGNILLDRSGRVVLTDFGIATMDDPGDGSATRLTRSGELVGSLDYLAPERAQGAEPGPPADVWALGATLYAAVEGVSPFRRTSTYSTLTAIVSEPLPEPHRAGPLAPVLRRLMDKRPDARPDAEEAREALREVAKARPRDTPTTILRTAPPRAPEPAERGTPSAPPGSGPAQPDPGRPAAAPTSPVPSHAEGSAPPTGPTRAFAPGDPTGPMSAPSDPPRRRGRALPAAAAVAVVLTVAGVTLALVRDHGAAKTDSAPTASHSAPAKRAGAEWSARPRHPSGGGKNSAEPTGQPSGTGDAKPSSPASAPAAPNGPSATGTSGDTSGPAAACHSVGGGKYDCQVWRTATSYTASGARAGTLKAGTDYFYCQANLGRRETYGRWTNVWWAKTDDDSGNTGVYVSDVYLKGGNNDSPVPGLPVC; this is translated from the coding sequence GTGTCTTCGGGGGAGCAGGAACCGCAGTACGGGCACACGGACGACGGGACCGGCCGGCTGCTGGCCGGGCGCTACCGCGTCACGGCGCGGCTCGGGCGCGGCGGCATGGGCGTCGTGGTCTGGCGCGCGGTGGACGAGGTCCTCGGCCGCGAGGTCGCCGTCAAGGAGCTGCGGACGTACACCGACGCGGCCGGACCCGAACTGACCGAGCTGCGGCTGCGCATGCAGCGCGAGGCCCGGGCCGCCGCCCGGGTCCGCCACCCCGGCGTGGTCGCCGTCCACGACGTCACGGAGGTCGACGGGCGCCCGCTGATCGTCATGGAACTGATCGACGGACCCTCCCTGGACGACGTCCTGCGCGAGCGCGGCACCCTCGATGCGTACGAGGCGGCCCGCGTCGGAGCGGCCGTGACGGACGCGCTGGCCGCCGCCCATCACGCCGGCGTCCTGCACCGCGACGTCAAACCCGGCAACATCCTGCTCGACCGCTCCGGCCGCGTCGTCCTGACCGACTTCGGCATCGCCACCATGGACGACCCCGGCGACGGCTCGGCCACCCGTCTCACCCGCAGCGGCGAACTCGTCGGCTCCCTCGACTACCTGGCCCCCGAGCGCGCCCAGGGCGCCGAGCCGGGCCCGCCCGCCGACGTGTGGGCCCTGGGCGCGACGCTGTACGCGGCCGTCGAGGGCGTCTCACCGTTCCGCCGTACGTCCACCTACTCGACGCTCACCGCGATCGTCTCCGAGCCCCTGCCCGAGCCGCACCGGGCGGGCCCGCTGGCACCCGTCCTGCGGCGCCTGATGGACAAGCGCCCGGATGCCCGCCCGGACGCCGAGGAGGCCCGTGAGGCGCTGCGCGAGGTGGCGAAGGCGCGGCCCCGGGACACCCCGACGACGATCCTGCGGACGGCCCCGCCCCGGGCGCCCGAACCCGCCGAACGCGGCACACCGTCCGCACCGCCGGGATCCGGCCCGGCCCAGCCGGACCCGGGACGTCCCGCCGCCGCGCCGACCAGCCCGGTGCCCTCCCACGCCGAGGGCTCCGCTCCGCCCACCGGACCGACCCGCGCCTTCGCGCCCGGTGATCCCACCGGACCCATGAGCGCGCCTTCGGACCCGCCCCGCCGCAGGGGCCGGGCGCTGCCGGCCGCCGCTGCCGTCGCCGTCGTACTGACCGTGGCCGGGGTCACCCTCGCTCTGGTGCGCGACCACGGAGCGGCGAAAACGGACTCGGCACCGACGGCCTCCCATTCCGCGCCCGCCAAACGCGCCGGCGCCGAGTGGTCCGCCCGGCCCAGACACCCGAGCGGGGGCGGCAAGAACAGCGCCGAGCCCACCGGGCAGCCGAGCGGCACGGGCGACGCCAAGCCGTCCTCGCCTGCCTCCGCCCCGGCCGCGCCGAACGGTCCGAGCGCAACCGGCACTTCGGGAGACACCTCCGGCCCGGCGGCCGCCTGCCACTCCGTCGGCGGCGGCAAGTACGACTGCCAGGTCTGGCGCACCGCCACGTCCTACACGGCCTCCGGCGCCCGGGCCGGGACCCTGAAGGCGGGCACCGACTACTTCTACTGCCAGGCGAACCTGGGCCGCCGGGAGACCTACGGCCGGTGGACGAACGTGTGGTGGGCGAAGACCGACGACGACAGCGGCAACACCGGTGTGTACGTCAGCGACGTCTACCTCAAGGGCGGGAACAACGACTCCCCGGTGCCCGGGCTTCCGGTCTGCTGA
- a CDS encoding LacI family DNA-binding transcriptional regulator: MPETTRRTDSLPGTRYGNRPTMKDVATRAGVGLKTVSRVVNGEPGVTPDTERRVQEAIEALGFRRNDSARVLRKGRTASIGLVLEDLADPFYGPLSRAVEEVARAHGALLINGSSAEDPEREQELALALCARRVDGLVVIPAGDDHRYLEPEIRAGVATVFVDRPAGRIDADVVLSDNYGGARDGVAHLIAHGHRRIGFIGDMPRIHTAAERLRGYRAAMQDAGIPVEDAWMSLGVTSPERVRRAAEEMLCGLAPVTAIFAGNNRVTVTVIRVLAEQSRQVAFVGFDDIELADLLQPGVTVVAQDAAALGRTAAERLFRRLDGGLVAPERIELPTRLITRGSGELPPAD, from the coding sequence GTGCCCGAGACCACCCGCCGCACCGACAGCCTTCCCGGCACCCGCTACGGCAACCGCCCCACCATGAAGGACGTGGCGACGCGGGCCGGGGTCGGCCTGAAGACGGTCTCCCGGGTGGTCAACGGCGAGCCCGGCGTCACCCCGGACACCGAGCGCCGGGTGCAGGAGGCGATCGAGGCGCTGGGCTTCCGCCGCAACGACAGCGCCCGGGTGCTGCGCAAGGGCCGTACGGCGAGCATCGGCCTGGTGCTGGAGGACCTCGCCGACCCCTTCTACGGCCCGCTCAGCCGCGCCGTGGAGGAGGTGGCCCGGGCCCATGGCGCCCTGCTGATCAACGGCTCCAGTGCCGAGGACCCGGAGCGCGAGCAGGAGCTGGCGCTGGCCCTGTGTGCGCGGCGCGTTGACGGTCTGGTGGTGATTCCCGCCGGTGACGACCACCGCTATCTCGAACCGGAGATCAGGGCGGGCGTGGCGACCGTCTTCGTGGACCGTCCGGCCGGACGCATCGACGCCGACGTGGTCCTCTCCGACAACTACGGTGGTGCCCGGGACGGTGTCGCCCATCTGATCGCGCACGGCCACCGCCGGATCGGGTTCATCGGCGACATGCCGCGCATCCACACCGCCGCCGAGCGGCTGCGCGGCTACCGGGCGGCCATGCAGGACGCGGGGATACCGGTCGAGGACGCCTGGATGTCGCTCGGGGTGACCAGTCCGGAGCGGGTGCGCCGGGCGGCGGAGGAGATGCTCTGCGGGCTCGCCCCCGTCACCGCGATCTTCGCGGGCAACAACCGGGTGACGGTCACCGTGATCCGGGTCCTGGCCGAGCAGTCCCGCCAGGTCGCCTTCGTCGGTTTCGACGACATCGAGCTGGCCGATCTGCTCCAGCCGGGCGTCACGGTCGTCGCCCAGGACGCGGCGGCCCTCGGCCGTACCGCCGCCGAGCGTCTCTTCCGCCGGCTGGACGGCGGGCTCGTGGCACCGGAGCGCATCGAGCTGCCCACCCGGCTGATCACGCGCGGCTCGGGCGAGCTGCCGCCCGCCGACTGA
- a CDS encoding ROK family protein, translating to MHTDLVAALDIGGTKIAGALVDGDGRILARAQRGTPAQQNGETVMRAVEEVLGDLAGSPLWGRAGVIGIGSAGPVDASAGTVSPVNVPGWRDFPLVERVRAATGGLPAELIGDGVAIAAAEHWQGAARGHDNALCMVVSTGVGGGLVLGGQLHSGPTGNAGHIGHISVDLDGDSCPCGSRGCVERIASGPNIARRALDRGWRPGPDGDTSAAAVAAAARDGDPVAVASFERAAQALAAGIAATATLVEIDIAVIGGGVGKAGDILFTPLRKALTDYATLSFVQRLTVVPAQMGTDAGLVGAAAAALARRPDATAGV from the coding sequence ATGCACACCGACCTCGTCGCGGCCCTGGACATCGGCGGTACCAAGATCGCCGGTGCGCTGGTGGACGGCGACGGACGGATCCTGGCGCGGGCCCAGCGCGGCACGCCCGCCCAGCAGAACGGCGAGACGGTCATGAGGGCCGTCGAGGAGGTGCTCGGCGACCTGGCCGGGTCGCCGCTGTGGGGACGCGCCGGCGTCATCGGCATCGGCAGCGCCGGCCCGGTGGACGCCTCGGCGGGCACCGTCAGTCCGGTGAACGTGCCGGGCTGGCGTGACTTCCCGCTGGTCGAGCGGGTGCGCGCGGCCACCGGCGGTCTCCCGGCCGAGCTGATCGGCGACGGCGTCGCGATCGCGGCCGCGGAACACTGGCAGGGCGCCGCCCGCGGCCACGACAACGCGCTGTGCATGGTGGTGTCGACCGGCGTCGGCGGCGGCCTGGTGCTCGGGGGGCAGCTGCACTCCGGGCCCACCGGGAACGCCGGCCACATCGGGCACATCAGCGTCGACCTCGACGGCGATTCGTGCCCGTGCGGCTCGCGCGGCTGTGTGGAGCGGATCGCCAGCGGCCCCAACATCGCCCGACGCGCCCTGGACCGGGGCTGGCGTCCCGGCCCCGACGGCGACACCTCGGCCGCCGCGGTGGCCGCCGCCGCCCGTGACGGCGACCCGGTCGCCGTGGCCTCCTTCGAGCGGGCGGCACAGGCGCTGGCCGCCGGCATCGCGGCCACCGCGACCCTGGTCGAGATCGACATCGCCGTGATCGGCGGGGGCGTCGGCAAGGCGGGTGACATCCTCTTCACACCCCTGCGCAAGGCACTCACCGACTACGCGACCCTGTCCTTCGTCCAGCGACTGACCGTCGTGCCCGCGCAGATGGGCACGGACGCGGGTCTGGTGGGGGCCGCGGCGGCAGCGCTGGCGCGCAGGCCGGACGCGACGGCGGGGGTCTGA